The sequence CCACAGTTGTCTTAATGAGTAATTTAGCAGGTAAAGCAGGCTCAGCCATAGCACCCGTAGTATCTGAAATGTGTAAAGAAGCAGATGCAGGATTAGTTTCCTTTGCAATTATGCCTTTCAAATATGAGAAAGATAGAATTTTCAATTCAGGAGTATCACTAAAAAGAGTAAGAGAAAACTCAAAATGCACAATTGTACTTGATAATGATTCATTGCTAGAAAGCAACCCAGATTTGAGTCCAAAAGCATGTTATGAAATTGCAAATTCTGCAATGATGCATGTTGTAGGTTCATTAGGTTCTTCAGAAATATCCAATGAAACAAGCATTCTATCCACAAGCAAAAATGGTCAACATATTGAAGACTCACTAAGAGATTCACTCAAAATGCTTTATGGAAATGCACCTCCAAATTCAGTTAAACGTTCAATGTTGTATGTAGTTGGAGGAAGCAATATCCCAGTAGGAGTTATTAATTCAATTACAAACCTTACAGCAGGAATTGTTAATGAAAGCAATTCACAGATTGACATGACATCATCTGTAGAAGAATCCAAAGTTGTAATGTTATCATCAATTCAAGGAATGACAAAATTTGATAACTACGATCCTTTAGGAATGATTCCACAAGAAGATACACTTGATTGGTCAACACCAGACTGCAGTATTGATTGTGAA comes from Nitrosopumilus oxyclinae and encodes:
- a CDS encoding cell division protein FtsZ, with product MSFQVKEPVLVIGLGGVGSKLAIEAKNALNSDCLVISNDKNDLSSEIPSVHVSTESVVNPSVQLIRGSTYKVADEIKSKISGYSTVVLMSNLAGKAGSAIAPVVSEMCKEADAGLVSFAIMPFKYEKDRIFNSGVSLKRVRENSKCTIVLDNDSLLESNPDLSPKACYEIANSAMMHVVGSLGSSEISNETSILSTSKNGQHIEDSLRDSLKMLYGNAPPNSVKRSMLYVVGGSNIPVGVINSITNLTAGIVNESNSQIDMTSSVEESKVVMLSSIQGMTKFDNYDPLGMIPQEDTLDWSTPDCSIDCELDLYQLE